The Gemmatimonadaceae bacterium nucleotide sequence GTGAGCAACAGGCAGTGAACGGCGGGCGGTGGGCACTCCGGTACGGACTGCCCGCCGCCCGCTGCTTGCTGGGCATTGGCGGTCTGTCGGCTGCCCCGTGCGTGGCGTTAGCTTTGCGGGCACGCGCGGTAATTGTCACCCTCTGCCCGGTGTTCCGTGGCCACAACCCCCGCCCCTCGCCCATTGCGCGACGACGATCGCGATCTCGAGCTGCTGGCGCAGTTGGCCGGGGCGCACCGCGATCTCAAGGCGCAGATTGGCCGGCGCATTGTAGGTCAGCACGATATCGTGGACGATCTGGTCACCGCGCTGCTGGCCGGCGGGCATGCGCTGCTGGTGGGCGTGCCCGGATTGGCCAAGACGCTGCTGGTGCAGACCGTGGCGCAGGCGTTGGATCTCAGCTTTTCGCGGGTGCAGTTCACCCCCGATCTCATGCCCAGCGACATCACCGGCACCGAGCTGTTGGAAGAGGACCGGGTGGCGGGGCGGCGGTTCTTCAAGTTCGTGAACGGGCCCATCTTTGCGCACATCGTGCTGGCCGACGAGATCAACCGGGCGCCGCCCAAGACGCAGGCGGCGCTGTTGCAGGCCATGCAGGAGCACGCCGTGACCGCGGCCGGCCAGACGCACGCGCTGCCGCGTCCCTTTTTTGTGCTGGCCACGCAGAACCCCATCGAGCAGGAGGGCACGTATCCCCTGCCCGAGGCGCAGTTGGACCGGTTCATGTTCCAGCTGCGGGTGGGGTATCCCACGCGGGCGGAGGAGGAGCGGATCGTGGCCGCCACCACCAGCGACGACGCCGTGCAGATCACGCCGCTGTTGAACGCGCAGCAGTTGCTGGACCTGCAGCATCTGGTGCGGCGGCTGCCGGCGCCGCCCACCGTGGTGAGCTACGCCGTGAAGTTGGCGCGCAGCACGCGGCCCGAGAGCGACGACGCCACGCCGCTGGTAAAGAAGTACGTGAGTTGGGGGGCGGGTCCGCGGGCCAGCCAGTATCTGGTGTTGGGGGCCAAGGCGCGGGCGGCCATGGATGGCCGGCCCATGCCCGACCTGGAAGACGTGAACGCCATAGCCATGCGCGTGCTGGAGCATCGCGTGGTGTTGAACTTCCAGGCCGAGGCCGAGGGAATCACGGCGGATCGGGTGATCCAGGTGGAGCAGCGGCCGTAGGCGGCCGCCGGCCGATGGGGCCGGCTACTCGTCCAGCGCTTGTACCGTGACCTCGGCGTGGCCGTCTTCGGTGTAGGCCACGTTCACGCGCCAGGGTTGGCAGCACACCTCGCAATCTTCCACGTATTCCTGCTCGGGGCCGCCGCCCGGATCGAGCGTGATCTCCACTTC carries:
- a CDS encoding CPXCG motif-containing cysteine-rich protein, which encodes MRNPDGDDTDPLDDEFPLGDGAADTEATVLCPYCAEEVEITLDPGGGPEQEYVEDCEVCCQPWRVNVAYTEDGHAEVTVQALDE
- a CDS encoding MoxR family ATPase; protein product: MRDDDRDLELLAQLAGAHRDLKAQIGRRIVGQHDIVDDLVTALLAGGHALLVGVPGLAKTLLVQTVAQALDLSFSRVQFTPDLMPSDITGTELLEEDRVAGRRFFKFVNGPIFAHIVLADEINRAPPKTQAALLQAMQEHAVTAAGQTHALPRPFFVLATQNPIEQEGTYPLPEAQLDRFMFQLRVGYPTRAEEERIVAATTSDDAVQITPLLNAQQLLDLQHLVRRLPAPPTVVSYAVKLARSTRPESDDATPLVKKYVSWGAGPRASQYLVLGAKARAAMDGRPMPDLEDVNAIAMRVLEHRVVLNFQAEAEGITADRVIQVEQRP